A genomic segment from Sphingopyxis sp. DBS4 encodes:
- a CDS encoding CDP-alcohol phosphatidyltransferase family protein translates to MTIPPAAGAPTRIQQNFLARHERRLLNWICPRLPAWVTPDQLTTLGFLGAVIVAAGYMLSWIDDEWLGLCLVGYIVNWFGDSLDGSLARWRRIERPRYGYFVDHSIDAVGTLLMVGAIGASPYMRLDVALMAVIGYFLLSIHTFLAAKVVGEFRLSYMAGGPTELRLMLMAMTVTMALVGPGDIGGTNFSPFDLFGLVVASILVTIFVVQSFAMAHMLRGRGG, encoded by the coding sequence ATGACGATCCCCCCGGCGGCCGGCGCGCCGACCCGCATCCAGCAGAATTTCCTCGCGCGCCACGAACGCCGTCTGCTCAACTGGATTTGCCCTCGCCTTCCCGCATGGGTCACGCCCGATCAGCTCACCACGCTCGGCTTCCTCGGCGCCGTCATCGTCGCCGCGGGCTATATGCTGAGCTGGATCGACGACGAATGGCTGGGGCTTTGCCTCGTCGGCTATATCGTCAACTGGTTCGGCGACTCGCTTGACGGCAGCCTCGCGCGCTGGCGACGGATCGAGCGGCCGCGCTACGGCTATTTCGTCGACCACAGCATCGACGCGGTCGGGACGCTGCTGATGGTCGGGGCGATCGGGGCCAGCCCCTATATGCGGCTCGACGTCGCGCTGATGGCGGTGATCGGCTATTTCCTGCTGTCGATCCACACTTTCCTCGCCGCGAAGGTCGTCGGCGAATTCCGCCTTTCCTACATGGCGGGCGGGCCGACCGAGCTTCGGCTGATGCTGATGGCGATGACCGTCACCATGGCGCTCGTCGGCCCCGGCGACATCGGCGGAACCAATTTCTCGCCCTTCGACCTGTTCGGCCTCGTCGTTGCGAGCATCCTCGTAACGATCTTCGTGGTGCAGAGCTTCGCAATGGCCCATATGCTCCGCGGACGCGGAGGGTAA
- a CDS encoding VOC family protein translates to MSIAYITIGTNDMARSRRYYDAVMPHLGGRLEVDYGDQACCYAMPSEQRVWIGKPNDGLAAAPGNGIMPGFLCESQAAVDAAHAAALACGGTNDGDPGPRPLYGPDFYGAYARDPEGNKMSFVYFGAPQS, encoded by the coding sequence ATGTCCATCGCCTATATCACCATCGGCACCAACGACATGGCGCGGTCGCGGCGCTATTATGATGCGGTCATGCCGCATCTCGGCGGCCGGCTGGAGGTCGACTATGGCGACCAGGCTTGCTGCTATGCGATGCCGAGCGAACAGCGCGTCTGGATCGGCAAGCCGAACGACGGATTGGCGGCGGCTCCCGGCAACGGAATCATGCCCGGTTTTCTATGCGAAAGCCAAGCGGCGGTGGACGCGGCCCATGCCGCTGCGCTGGCCTGTGGTGGCACCAACGACGGCGACCCCGGTCCGCGCCCACTTTATGGGCCGGACTTCTATGGCGCCTATGCCCGCGACCCCGAAGGCAACAAGATGAGCTTCGTCTATTTCGGAGCGCCGCAGAGCTGA
- a CDS encoding methylated-DNA--[protein]-cysteine S-methyltransferase, with the protein MTHAFKTIWSPVGELTLVADAKGLAAILWEKDRPGRVQLGPLTEDAEHPVLVETERQLGEYFAGKRRTFDVPLSFSGSDFQKRVWSALLTIPFGETRSYGEIAQQVGRPTASRAVGAANGRNPISIIAPCHRVVGSTGKLTGFAGGLDAKKYLLELEQ; encoded by the coding sequence ATGACGCATGCTTTCAAAACCATCTGGTCGCCGGTCGGCGAACTGACCCTCGTCGCCGACGCCAAGGGGCTCGCCGCGATCCTCTGGGAGAAGGACCGGCCGGGCCGCGTCCAGCTGGGGCCGCTGACCGAGGATGCCGAGCATCCGGTGCTCGTCGAAACCGAACGCCAGCTCGGCGAATATTTTGCCGGCAAGCGCCGGACGTTCGACGTGCCGCTCTCCTTTTCGGGAAGCGATTTTCAGAAACGCGTGTGGAGCGCGCTGCTCACCATCCCGTTCGGCGAGACGCGCAGCTATGGCGAGATCGCGCAGCAGGTCGGCAGGCCGACCGCCTCGCGCGCGGTCGGCGCCGCCAACGGCCGCAATCCCATTTCGATCATTGCGCCCTGCCACCGCGTCGTCGGATCGACGGGCAAGCTGACCGGCTTCGCCGGCGGGCTCGACGCGAAGAAATATCTGCTCGAACTTGAGCAATAG
- a CDS encoding cytochrome c family protein yields the protein MRLAPVVLAGALMLAGCGKAGPPADAAATTDSASASDPAPAIEPTAAMGEQVFKRCVACHTIDKGGSNGIGPNLHGVVGRAVASHEGFSYSGAMKAKGGVWDEAALDHFLTAPMKALPGTRMAFAGIDDAADRKALILYLKAQSE from the coding sequence ATGCGCCTCGCGCCCGTCGTGCTGGCGGGCGCGCTGATGCTCGCCGGCTGCGGCAAGGCCGGGCCGCCGGCCGATGCTGCGGCAACCACCGATAGCGCGTCGGCGTCCGATCCCGCACCCGCGATCGAACCGACCGCGGCGATGGGCGAACAGGTCTTCAAGCGCTGCGTCGCCTGCCACACGATCGACAAGGGCGGCTCCAACGGCATCGGCCCGAACCTTCATGGCGTCGTCGGCCGCGCGGTCGCCAGCCATGAGGGCTTTTCCTATTCGGGGGCAATGAAGGCCAAGGGCGGCGTCTGGGACGAGGCCGCGCTCGATCATTTCCTGACTGCGCCGATGAAGGCGCTTCCCGGCACCCGCATGGCGTTTGCCGGCATCGACGACGCCGCGGATCGCAAGGCGCTGATCCTGTATCTGAAAGCGCAGTCGGAATAG
- the purT gene encoding formate-dependent phosphoribosylglycinamide formyltransferase produces the protein MTPTAKILLLGSGELGREFTISAKRLGCHVVACDSYDGAPAMQVADEREVFPMLDGDALRTVIEKHRPDHVVPEIEAIRTEVLAELEAEGFHIVPSARAARLTMNRDAIRNLAASELALKTSTFEYATSREELAAAAVRVGFPLVVKPVMSSSGKGQSTVKDAAGINAAWDYAAAGMRGDRLRVIAEAFVDFDYEITLLTIRHKDGVSFCPPIGHRQDRGDYRESWQPAAMSAAALAAAQQMAAKVVDALGGHGIFGVEFFVKGDAVIFSELSPRPHDTGMVTLVSQSLSEFDLHARAILGLPIPAVTVPHASANAVLLADRDAADFTITGLTEALVPPDANTHVDVRIFGKPVTRSYRRMGIALARVESGTTDEARAIAAAAAGKLKIGYRE, from the coding sequence ATGACCCCCACCGCCAAAATCCTGCTCCTCGGCTCGGGCGAGCTTGGCCGCGAATTCACCATTTCGGCAAAGCGGCTCGGCTGCCATGTCGTCGCCTGCGACAGCTATGACGGCGCGCCGGCGATGCAGGTCGCCGACGAGCGCGAGGTCTTCCCGATGCTCGACGGTGACGCGCTGCGCACCGTGATCGAAAAGCACCGCCCCGATCATGTGGTGCCCGAGATCGAGGCGATCCGCACCGAGGTGCTCGCCGAGCTCGAGGCCGAGGGTTTCCATATCGTCCCCTCGGCCCGTGCCGCGCGGCTCACGATGAACCGCGATGCGATCCGCAACCTTGCCGCGAGCGAACTGGCGCTGAAAACCTCGACCTTCGAATATGCGACGAGCCGCGAGGAACTCGCCGCCGCAGCGGTGCGCGTCGGCTTTCCGCTCGTCGTCAAGCCGGTCATGTCCTCATCGGGCAAGGGCCAGAGCACGGTGAAGGACGCCGCGGGCATCAACGCCGCGTGGGACTATGCCGCCGCCGGGATGCGCGGCGACCGGCTGCGCGTGATCGCCGAGGCGTTCGTCGATTTCGATTATGAGATCACTTTGCTCACGATACGGCACAAGGACGGCGTCAGCTTCTGCCCGCCGATCGGCCATCGGCAGGACCGCGGCGATTATCGCGAAAGCTGGCAGCCCGCGGCGATGTCCGCTGCCGCGCTCGCCGCCGCGCAGCAAATGGCCGCCAAAGTCGTCGACGCGCTGGGCGGCCACGGCATCTTCGGGGTTGAATTTTTCGTGAAGGGCGACGCGGTCATTTTCTCCGAACTCAGCCCGCGTCCGCACGATACCGGGATGGTGACGCTGGTGTCGCAATCGCTGTCCGAATTCGACCTCCACGCCCGCGCGATTCTCGGGCTGCCGATTCCCGCCGTCACGGTACCGCATGCGAGCGCCAATGCGGTCCTGCTCGCCGACCGCGACGCGGCGGACTTCACCATCACCGGCCTCACCGAGGCGCTGGTTCCGCCGGACGCGAACACCCATGTCGATGTCCGCATTTTCGGCAAGCCGGTGACGCGCTCGTATCGCCGCATGGGAATCGCGCTCGCCCGCGTCGAAAGCGGCACGACCGACGAGGCGCGCGCGATTGCGGCGGCAGCGGCAGGAAAACTGAAGATCGGCTACCGGGAATAA
- a CDS encoding DUF805 domain-containing protein, with amino-acid sequence MTEISMAQIARHGFGGLFDPRGRDARKQYWLFLLLVFGPLVVVQLIVQLVLTIPPLDLTAATHPRDPSASMHLMQIQLRAMVTAAYANIGLYLLGALLLLTATARRLHDRGRAGWWALALPGAIFATGLGQARRMAAMAEQMPQILAEMETKTRPDFADALSFPARMQASAGIDWPSIVGGLILLWLIVELVRAGTDAPNRYGPPPGR; translated from the coding sequence ATGACCGAGATTTCGATGGCGCAAATCGCGCGGCACGGGTTCGGCGGTCTGTTCGACCCTCGAGGGCGTGACGCGCGAAAGCAATATTGGCTGTTCCTGCTTCTCGTTTTCGGTCCGCTCGTGGTTGTGCAGCTTATCGTTCAACTGGTCCTGACCATCCCGCCGCTTGACCTGACCGCTGCAACGCATCCCCGCGATCCGTCGGCCAGCATGCACCTCATGCAGATTCAACTGCGGGCAATGGTGACCGCGGCCTATGCGAACATCGGGCTCTATCTGCTCGGCGCCCTGTTGCTGCTGACGGCAACGGCGCGGCGATTGCATGATCGCGGCCGGGCAGGCTGGTGGGCGCTGGCGTTGCCGGGGGCCATCTTTGCGACCGGCCTCGGGCAAGCGCGGCGTATGGCGGCGATGGCGGAGCAGATGCCGCAAATCCTGGCGGAGATGGAGACGAAGACTCGGCCCGATTTCGCCGATGCGTTGTCCTTTCCCGCGAGGATGCAGGCATCGGCCGGGATCGATTGGCCCTCTATCGTCGGCGGGCTGATCCTTCTCTGGCTTATTGTCGAACTGGTGCGGGCGGGAACCGATGCGCCGAACCGGTACGGACCGCCACCCGGTCGGTAA
- a CDS encoding cytochrome c family protein yields the protein MDNRNNTIAGWVLFAGICALGLTIGSGMLFASHNPEKPGFPIEDAEGGAGGGAAAVPLPNLLAAADAAKGEAVFAKCAACHTINQGGANGIGPNLYGTLGEAIGQGKGGFAFSDALKGVGGNWDFDKMDHWLTSPRKFAAGTKMSFAGLSSPEDRANLIVYLNAQGSNLPLPKPEAAPAGDAAAAPAEGDKAAAPAAEGADKAAAATPAAEGAAPAPAEAKK from the coding sequence ATGGACAATCGCAACAACACTATTGCCGGCTGGGTGCTGTTCGCCGGCATCTGCGCGCTGGGCCTGACGATCGGCTCGGGCATGTTGTTCGCCAGTCACAATCCCGAAAAGCCCGGCTTTCCGATCGAGGATGCCGAGGGCGGCGCAGGCGGCGGCGCGGCGGCCGTTCCGCTTCCCAACCTGCTCGCTGCGGCCGACGCCGCGAAGGGCGAGGCAGTGTTCGCGAAGTGCGCCGCGTGCCACACGATCAACCAGGGCGGCGCCAACGGCATCGGCCCCAACCTTTATGGCACGCTCGGCGAAGCGATCGGCCAGGGCAAGGGCGGTTTCGCCTTCTCCGACGCGCTCAAGGGCGTCGGCGGCAACTGGGACTTCGACAAGATGGACCATTGGCTGACCAGCCCGCGCAAGTTCGCAGCCGGCACCAAAATGTCGTTCGCGGGCCTGTCGAGCCCCGAAGATCGCGCCAACCTGATCGTCTATCTCAACGCGCAGGGTTCGAACCTGCCGCTGCCGAAGCCCGAAGCGGCGCCCGCGGGCGATGCGGCCGCCGCGCCGGCCGAAGGCGACAAGGCTGCGGCCCCGGCCGCCGAAGGTGCGGATAAAGCCGCAGCGGCCACTCCGGCAGCCGAAGGCGCCGCCCCCGCTCCCGCCGAAGCCAAGAAATAA
- a CDS encoding GFA family protein, producing MDRIETEASGGCQCGAVRWHITAVLDTSHICHCRMCQKAAGNFFIALIGVPRDAIAWTRGQPATFASSDKAARGFCRDCGTPLTYDYHESRHINLTTGSFDEPERFQPKVQFGLEARLPVFEDLPLKAEGTTEETMAAYVGAIRASNHQHPDRDTDRWPQ from the coding sequence ATGGACAGGATCGAAACCGAAGCCTCGGGCGGCTGCCAGTGCGGCGCGGTGCGCTGGCACATCACAGCGGTGCTCGACACATCGCATATCTGCCATTGCCGCATGTGCCAGAAGGCAGCGGGCAATTTTTTCATCGCGCTGATCGGCGTCCCGCGCGATGCGATCGCCTGGACACGCGGGCAGCCGGCAACCTTTGCCAGTTCGGACAAGGCCGCGCGCGGTTTCTGCCGCGACTGCGGAACGCCGCTCACCTACGACTATCACGAGAGCAGGCATATCAACCTCACGACCGGATCGTTCGACGAGCCCGAGCGGTTTCAGCCCAAGGTCCAGTTCGGCCTCGAAGCCCGGCTCCCCGTTTTCGAGGATCTGCCGCTGAAGGCTGAAGGCACGACCGAAGAGACGATGGCCGCCTATGTCGGGGCGATCAGGGCGAGCAACCACCAGCATCCCGATCGCGACACCGATCGCTGGCCGCAATAA
- a CDS encoding prephenate dehydratase, protein MGSYSASAQALVDEMRAAALAEPARGLAFQGAPGANSDLAAREYDADSLPLPCYSFEDAIEAVRDGKVERAIIPIENSLHGRVADIHFLLPESGLFIVGEHFLPIRYGLMSRDLGPVTRAMSHEQALGQCRQWLRANNISPVAHSDTAGAAAWVADSDEVGLAALAPPHAAELYGLTLHGTGMEDADHNMTRFVVLAREPLAEPPAGVPLMTTFVFEVKNIPAALYKALGGFATNGVNMTKLESYQVGGSFAATKFYADIVGAPGDERVDRALEELDFQTKSLSLLGTYPQARLRP, encoded by the coding sequence ATGGGCAGTTATTCGGCTTCGGCACAAGCATTGGTGGACGAAATGCGGGCGGCGGCGCTCGCCGAGCCGGCGCGCGGGCTCGCCTTTCAGGGCGCGCCCGGCGCGAACAGCGACCTGGCTGCGCGCGAATATGACGCGGATTCGCTGCCGCTGCCCTGCTATTCGTTCGAGGATGCGATCGAGGCGGTGCGTGATGGGAAAGTCGAGCGCGCGATCATCCCGATCGAGAACAGCCTGCACGGCCGCGTCGCCGATATCCATTTCCTGTTGCCCGAATCCGGCCTGTTCATCGTCGGCGAGCATTTCCTGCCGATCCGCTATGGCCTGATGAGCCGCGACCTTGGCCCCGTCACGCGGGCGATGAGCCACGAGCAGGCGCTCGGCCAGTGCCGCCAATGGCTGCGTGCGAACAATATCTCGCCGGTCGCGCACAGCGACACCGCGGGCGCCGCTGCCTGGGTCGCCGACAGCGACGAGGTCGGCCTCGCCGCGCTCGCACCGCCGCACGCGGCGGAACTCTACGGGCTGACGCTGCACGGCACCGGGATGGAAGACGCCGACCATAATATGACGCGCTTCGTCGTCCTCGCGCGCGAGCCGCTCGCGGAGCCGCCGGCCGGCGTGCCGCTGATGACGACCTTCGTCTTCGAGGTGAAGAATATTCCCGCCGCGCTCTACAAGGCGCTGGGCGGCTTCGCGACCAACGGCGTCAACATGACCAAGCTCGAAAGCTATCAGGTCGGGGGCAGCTTCGCGGCGACCAAATTCTATGCCGACATCGTCGGCGCGCCGGGCGACGAGCGCGTCGACCGCGCGCTCGAGGAACTCGATTTCCAGACCAAGTCGCTGTCGCTCCTCGGCACCTATCCGCAGGCGCGCCTCAGGCCCTAG
- the polA gene encoding DNA polymerase I gives MSEKNHLYLVDGSSYIFRAYHRLPPLTNPNGVPVGAVYGYTTMLWKLAKDLHDADGPTHLAVILDHSSQSFRNDIYDQYKANRPEPPEDLRPQFPLIRDATRAFSLPCIEMAGYEADDLIASYAEAAVREGWDVTIVSSDKDLMQLIREPTDGSPHVDMLDTMKNVRLGMEAVNEKFGVTPDLVGDVLALMGDSVDNVPGVRGVGPKTATKLIQEYGNLTAALDGAETMKASKLRDNLIEHRGMAELSRILVDLKRDCPLPDPLDDLKLGAIPPGPLKLFLDEHGFRSLSAKLDNGVAPSGPPTLPRAGAAPAAASAAPSTPTLPAWPAIDRTLYETVTTIEALDHWIEAARAAHVVAVDTETASLDSVTGDLVGVSLSTGPGRACYIPLGHGGTDMFAEKPEQIPMQDALGRLRALFADEAVLKVGHNLKYDIGVLAQHGVTIAPYDDTMVMSFALDAGKHGHGLDELAKLHLDHICLTFKEMCGTGKSQISFAEVPLDRATHYAAEDAEVAWRLWKLLKLRLPIEGGTRIYEMVDRPLAAVVEGMERAGIMVNRDYLARLSGEFANDMLRMEGEIHELAGQPFAIGSPKQLGEILFDKLGLKGGRKGKSGDWSTDQNELERLERDGVPIARKILEWRQLAKLKSTYTDALQGQINAKTGRVHTSYSLVGAQTGRLSSTDPNLQNIPIRTEVGRQIRDAFIAAPGHVLLAADYSQIELRLAAHMADVPELKQAFAQGQDIHAATAIELFGEVNRDTRGKAKTINFAILYGISRWGLANRLEVTPDEAQALISRYFERFPGISDYITDTLETARARGYTETLFGRKTWFPRIKAANQNERAGSERAAINAPIQGTSADLIKRAMARMPKALDDARLGDVKMLLQVHDELVFEAPEDKAEAAGEVIRRVMSGAAEPVLALSVPLDVEVGIGKSWGDAH, from the coding sequence ATGTCCGAGAAGAATCATCTCTATCTGGTCGATGGCTCCAGCTACATCTTCCGCGCCTATCACCGCCTGCCGCCGCTGACGAACCCGAACGGAGTGCCGGTCGGCGCGGTCTATGGCTATACCACCATGCTGTGGAAGCTGGCAAAGGATCTGCACGACGCCGACGGGCCGACGCATCTCGCCGTCATCCTCGACCATAGCAGCCAGTCGTTCCGCAACGACATCTACGACCAGTATAAGGCGAACCGCCCCGAGCCGCCCGAGGATCTGCGCCCGCAATTCCCGCTGATCCGCGACGCGACGCGCGCTTTCTCGCTGCCGTGCATCGAGATGGCGGGGTATGAGGCCGACGACCTGATCGCTTCTTATGCCGAGGCCGCGGTGCGCGAGGGCTGGGACGTCACCATCGTCTCGTCCGACAAGGATCTGATGCAGCTCATCCGCGAACCCACGGACGGCTCGCCGCATGTCGACATGCTCGACACGATGAAAAACGTCCGGCTGGGCATGGAAGCGGTAAACGAGAAATTCGGGGTCACCCCCGACCTCGTCGGCGACGTGCTCGCGCTGATGGGCGACAGCGTCGATAACGTCCCCGGTGTGCGCGGGGTCGGTCCCAAGACGGCGACCAAGCTCATTCAGGAATATGGAAATCTCACTGCCGCGCTCGACGGCGCCGAGACGATGAAGGCCAGCAAACTGCGCGACAATCTGATCGAGCATCGCGGCATGGCCGAACTGTCGCGCATCCTCGTCGACCTCAAGCGCGACTGCCCCCTCCCCGACCCGCTCGATGACCTCAAGCTCGGCGCGATCCCGCCGGGGCCGCTCAAGCTGTTCCTCGACGAGCACGGCTTTCGCTCGCTGTCGGCGAAGCTCGACAATGGCGTCGCGCCGAGCGGCCCGCCGACGCTGCCGCGCGCGGGCGCCGCGCCCGCTGCGGCGTCCGCCGCTCCCTCGACGCCGACTCTCCCGGCATGGCCCGCGATCGATCGCACCTTGTACGAGACGGTGACGACGATCGAGGCGCTCGACCACTGGATCGAGGCCGCGCGCGCCGCGCATGTCGTCGCGGTCGATACCGAGACCGCGAGCCTCGACAGCGTCACCGGCGATCTTGTCGGGGTCAGCCTGTCGACCGGTCCCGGCCGGGCGTGCTACATCCCGCTCGGCCATGGCGGCACCGACATGTTCGCCGAAAAGCCCGAACAGATTCCGATGCAGGACGCGCTCGGGCGCCTGCGCGCGCTGTTCGCCGACGAGGCGGTGCTCAAGGTCGGGCACAATCTCAAATATGACATCGGCGTCCTCGCGCAGCACGGGGTCACCATCGCGCCCTATGACGACACGATGGTGATGAGCTTCGCGCTCGACGCGGGCAAGCACGGACACGGACTCGACGAGTTGGCGAAGCTCCACCTCGATCACATCTGCCTGACCTTCAAGGAGATGTGCGGGACCGGCAAGTCGCAGATCAGCTTCGCCGAAGTGCCGCTCGACCGCGCGACCCATTATGCGGCGGAGGATGCCGAGGTCGCGTGGCGCCTGTGGAAATTGCTCAAGCTCCGCCTGCCGATCGAGGGCGGGACGCGCATCTACGAGATGGTCGACCGCCCGCTCGCCGCCGTCGTCGAAGGGATGGAACGCGCGGGGATCATGGTGAACCGCGACTATCTGGCGCGCCTGTCGGGCGAGTTCGCGAACGACATGCTGCGCATGGAGGGCGAAATCCACGAACTCGCGGGGCAGCCCTTCGCGATCGGCAGCCCCAAGCAGCTCGGCGAAATCCTCTTCGACAAGCTGGGGCTGAAGGGCGGGCGCAAGGGCAAGTCGGGCGACTGGTCGACCGACCAGAACGAGCTAGAACGTCTGGAACGCGACGGCGTGCCGATCGCGCGCAAGATTTTGGAGTGGCGCCAGCTCGCGAAGCTCAAATCGACCTATACCGATGCGCTGCAAGGGCAGATCAACGCGAAGACCGGCCGCGTCCACACCAGCTACAGCCTCGTCGGCGCGCAGACCGGGCGGCTGTCGTCGACCGACCCCAATCTGCAGAACATCCCGATCCGCACCGAGGTCGGCCGCCAGATTCGCGACGCCTTCATCGCCGCGCCGGGCCATGTGCTGCTGGCCGCCGACTATAGCCAGATCGAACTCCGCCTCGCGGCGCATATGGCCGACGTGCCCGAACTCAAGCAGGCCTTCGCGCAGGGCCAGGATATTCACGCCGCGACCGCGATCGAACTGTTCGGGGAGGTCAACCGCGACACGCGCGGCAAGGCGAAGACGATCAACTTCGCGATCCTCTACGGCATCTCGCGCTGGGGTCTCGCGAACCGGCTCGAAGTGACGCCCGATGAGGCGCAGGCGTTGATCAGCCGCTATTTCGAGCGCTTTCCCGGCATCAGCGACTATATCACCGACACGCTCGAAACCGCGCGCGCGCGTGGGTATACTGAGACTTTGTTCGGCCGGAAGACCTGGTTTCCGCGCATCAAGGCCGCGAACCAGAACGAACGCGCGGGTAGCGAGCGCGCCGCGATCAACGCGCCGATTCAGGGTACCAGCGCCGACCTGATCAAGCGCGCGATGGCGCGGATGCCGAAAGCGCTCGACGATGCGAGGCTTGGCGACGTGAAGATGCTGCTCCAGGTCCACGACGAACTCGTCTTCGAGGCGCCCGAGGACAAGGCCGAAGCCGCGGGCGAGGTCATCCGCCGTGTGATGTCGGGGGCGGCCGAGCCGGTGCTGGCGCTGTCGGTGCCGCTCGATGTCGAGGTCGGCATCGGCAAAAGCTGGGGCGACGCGCATTGA
- a CDS encoding SgcJ/EcaC family oxidoreductase: protein MVQEEGPASIAARFADAWNRHDMAAFAALFHVDASFVNRFGTYWRGVEQIVAGHAPIHETIYSDSTLTNEVADVDPISDDAAILHIWSRLSAGAAHPVGPHRVDTMILAVVTRRDGAWKIQALENVTLVNPRTGEPILRD from the coding sequence ATGGTTCAGGAAGAAGGACCGGCGAGTATCGCCGCGCGATTTGCGGACGCATGGAACCGGCACGACATGGCGGCGTTCGCCGCGCTGTTCCATGTGGACGCGAGCTTCGTGAATCGCTTCGGCACCTACTGGCGCGGGGTGGAACAGATCGTCGCGGGCCATGCCCCGATCCACGAGACGATCTACAGCGATTCGACGCTGACCAACGAGGTCGCCGACGTCGATCCGATTTCGGACGATGCCGCGATCCTGCACATATGGTCGCGGCTGAGCGCGGGCGCGGCGCATCCGGTGGGGCCGCATCGGGTCGACACGATGATTCTTGCGGTCGTGACCCGGCGCGATGGCGCATGGAAAATCCAGGCGCTCGAGAATGTGACGCTGGTCAATCCGCGGACGGGTGAGCCGATATTGCGCGATTGA
- a CDS encoding L-serine ammonia-lyase: MPAGEAPVSAQIHTTNVAFSIFDLFTIGIGPSSSHTVGPMRAAAQFARLAMGKGHPARVSCELFGSLALTGKGHATDRAILLGLSGRLPEEIDPDRVEEIVAAIRECHSLRLADCCPVAFNETADLIFRRGEFLPGHANAMRFTARYAFGEELTRTFFSVGGGAIRCEGEAEARSNVALPYPFGSAEELLAIGRTHGLAIADIVLANEEAWRAPVETIAFIDAVRDAMFACIERGCRGEGVLPGGLNVPRRARSLHHALLAKAPSNDPTKIFEWVSLFALSVNEENAAGGRVVTAPTNGAAGVLPAVLKYYESFTPGASREGSRILLATAAAIGFLYKMRASISAAEMGCQGEVGVACSMAAAGLVAALGGTNEQIENAAEIGMEHNLGLTCDPIGGLVQIPCIERNTMGAVKAINAACLALQGDGRHVVPLDAVIETMRQTGEDMRSKYKETSLGGLAVNVVEC; this comes from the coding sequence ATGCCGGCAGGAGAGGCGCCGGTGTCCGCACAGATTCATACGACGAATGTCGCGTTCAGCATCTTTGATCTGTTCACGATCGGGATCGGGCCGTCGAGTTCCCACACGGTGGGACCTATGCGCGCAGCCGCGCAATTCGCCCGGCTCGCGATGGGCAAAGGCCACCCTGCGCGCGTCTCTTGCGAGCTGTTCGGCTCGCTTGCGCTGACCGGCAAGGGGCATGCGACGGACAGGGCAATCCTGCTTGGATTGTCCGGCCGGCTTCCGGAAGAAATCGATCCAGATCGGGTCGAAGAGATCGTTGCGGCGATAAGGGAGTGCCATTCACTTCGGCTCGCTGACTGTTGCCCGGTCGCATTCAACGAAACAGCGGACCTCATTTTCCGGCGCGGAGAATTTCTGCCCGGACATGCGAATGCGATGCGGTTCACGGCCCGTTATGCCTTCGGTGAGGAATTGACCCGCACCTTTTTCTCGGTCGGCGGTGGCGCGATACGCTGTGAGGGCGAGGCGGAGGCACGGTCGAACGTCGCCCTTCCTTACCCGTTCGGCTCGGCGGAGGAGCTGCTCGCAATCGGCCGGACCCACGGGCTTGCGATAGCCGACATCGTCCTCGCCAACGAGGAGGCGTGGCGCGCGCCGGTCGAGACGATTGCCTTCATCGATGCTGTGCGCGACGCCATGTTCGCCTGCATCGAGCGCGGGTGCCGCGGCGAGGGCGTATTGCCCGGCGGCCTCAACGTTCCGCGCCGCGCGCGGTCGCTGCACCATGCGCTGCTGGCCAAGGCCCCCTCGAACGACCCCACCAAGATCTTCGAATGGGTCAGTCTGTTCGCACTGAGCGTGAACGAGGAAAATGCCGCGGGCGGCCGCGTGGTAACTGCCCCGACCAATGGCGCGGCGGGCGTGCTGCCGGCGGTCCTCAAATATTATGAATCCTTCACCCCGGGCGCTTCGCGCGAGGGAAGCCGCATCCTGCTCGCGACCGCCGCCGCCATCGGATTCCTCTACAAGATGCGCGCGTCGATCTCGGCTGCGGAAATGGGCTGTCAGGGCGAAGTGGGCGTCGCGTGCTCGATGGCGGCCGCAGGCCTCGTCGCCGCGCTCGGCGGCACCAATGAGCAGATTGAAAATGCCGCCGAAATCGGGATGGAGCATAATCTCGGACTGACCTGCGACCCGATCGGCGGGCTCGTTCAGATTCCCTGTATCGAACGCAACACAATGGGGGCGGTCAAGGCGATAAATGCCGCGTGCCTCGCGCTTCAGGGCGACGGCCGGCACGTCGTCCCGCTCGATGCAGTCATCGAGACGATGCGCCAGACCGGCGAGGATATGCGCTCGAAATATAAGGAAACGAGTCTTGGCGGTCTGGCCGTCAACGTCGTCGAATGCTGA